The Salmo trutta chromosome 6, fSalTru1.1, whole genome shotgun sequence genome has a window encoding:
- the rheb gene encoding GTP-binding protein Rheb isoform X2: MPQPKSRKIAVLGYRSVAFTKMITVNGQEYLLQLVDTAGQDEYSIFPQTYSIDINGYILVYSVTSNKSFEVIKVIHEKLLDMVGKVQVPIMLVGNKKDLHMERVISCEEGKALADSWNAAFMESSAKENQTAVEVFKRTILEAEKMEGGAPQGRTSCSLM, from the exons ATGCCTCAACCGAAATCCCGAAAAATCGCCGTCCTGGGATACAGATCCGTGG CATTTACAAAGATGATCACAGTGAATGGTCAAGAGTACCTCCTGCAGTTGGTGGACACAGCCGGACAG GATGAATACTCCATTTTCCCACAGACGTACTCCATAGACATCAACGGCTACATTTTGGTGTATTCTGTCACTTCGAATAAAAG TTTTGAAGTAATAAAAGTTATCCACGAAAAATTATTGGATATGGTTGGTAAAGTACA AGTACCCATCATGTTGGTCGGAAACAAGAAAGATCTACACATGGAACG TGTAatcagttgtgaagaaggcaaaGCGCTGGCTGACTCATGGAACGCAGCATTCATGGAGTCCTCCGCTAAAGAGAAccag ACAGCGGTGGAGGTGTTCAAGAGGACCATCCTGGAGGCGGAGAAGATGGAGGGGGGAGCCCCCCAGGGCAGGACATCCTGCTCCCTGATGTAA
- the rheb gene encoding GTP-binding protein Rheb isoform X1, producing MPQPKSRKIAVLGYRSVGKSSLTIQFVEGQFVDSYDPTIENTFTKMITVNGQEYLLQLVDTAGQDEYSIFPQTYSIDINGYILVYSVTSNKSFEVIKVIHEKLLDMVGKVQVPIMLVGNKKDLHMERVISCEEGKALADSWNAAFMESSAKENQTAVEVFKRTILEAEKMEGGAPQGRTSCSLM from the exons ATGCCTCAACCGAAATCCCGAAAAATCGCCGTCCTGGGATACAGATCCGTGG GGAAATCTTCCTTGACTATACAGTTTGTGGAAGGCCAGTTTGTCGACTCATATGACCCAACTATAGAAAAca CATTTACAAAGATGATCACAGTGAATGGTCAAGAGTACCTCCTGCAGTTGGTGGACACAGCCGGACAG GATGAATACTCCATTTTCCCACAGACGTACTCCATAGACATCAACGGCTACATTTTGGTGTATTCTGTCACTTCGAATAAAAG TTTTGAAGTAATAAAAGTTATCCACGAAAAATTATTGGATATGGTTGGTAAAGTACA AGTACCCATCATGTTGGTCGGAAACAAGAAAGATCTACACATGGAACG TGTAatcagttgtgaagaaggcaaaGCGCTGGCTGACTCATGGAACGCAGCATTCATGGAGTCCTCCGCTAAAGAGAAccag ACAGCGGTGGAGGTGTTCAAGAGGACCATCCTGGAGGCGGAGAAGATGGAGGGGGGAGCCCCCCAGGGCAGGACATCCTGCTCCCTGATGTAA